A genomic stretch from Helianthus annuus cultivar XRQ/B chromosome 1, HanXRQr2.0-SUNRISE, whole genome shotgun sequence includes:
- the LOC110942285 gene encoding kinesin-like protein KIN-14I isoform X3: MADDSTLSFSMASVVEDVLNRSQALDMDSRRAQEAAIRRYEGAAWLRKMVGVVGAKDLPAEPSEEEFRLGLRSGLILCNVINKVHPGAVSKVVESSCDSAASPDGAALSAYQYFENARNFLVAVEQMGLPTFEASDLEQHNSSLSTLVRAVLMDKKPDEVPVLLESLLSKVMEEFEHRIASQVESQKPVPKDSPTLSANRTFLKHTTCDAKVEDRNAAVVVKEKISHKNVVHDEEIKRKHIKHQMAFVAQQEDIEALKQTLSTTKTGMQFMQKKFFEEIKNLGQHVLGLAHAASGYHRVLEENRKLYNQVQDLKGNIRVYCRVRPFLGRQSNATNTVDCIEEGTISINTPPKYGKGRRSFSFNKIFGPSATQEEVFEDTRPLIRSVLDGYNVCIFAYGQTGSGKTHTMSGPKDLTESNQGVNYRALGDLFLLAEQRKGTFQYDVSVQMIEIYNEQVRDLLATDSLTKRLEIRNNSQNGFNVPEASLVRVSSTFDVIDLMNLGQRNRAVGATALNDRSSRSHSCLTVHVQGRDLTSGGVLRGCMHLVDLAGSERVDKSEVTGDRLKEAQHINKSLSALGDVISSLAQRNAHVPYRNSKLTQLLQDSLGGQAKTLMFVHISPELDAVGETLSTLKFAERVATVELGAARVNKDSSDVKDLKEQIANLKAALARKEGEQESVQVRRKPTGEIGNIEARKKYRPRQKTQSIDLDELLGNSPPWPPVSSPGEMYGEDDRETGSGDWVDKVMVNKQDGARGTVGCWEPENTRMSDSFYQKYLPEQCYNMFAGGNGFDVATTTDDLDELDAATSDSSEPDLLWQFNHSKLSSLTNGGAMSKVSNLNAKSTRSPDISSRTMSPNLGPSPSRKMANVGPQQRAGRQVASAEVKRKTGNRK, translated from the exons ATGGCGGACGATAGTACATTATCCTTCTCGATGGCTTCTGTTGTCGAAGATGTCCTTAACCGCTCACAAGCCCTTGATATGGACTCCCGAAGAGCACAAGAAGCCG CGATAAGAAGATATGAAGGTGCGGCATGGCTGCGAAAAATGGTAGGAGTTGTTGGCGCAAAGGATTTGCCTGCAGAGCCTTCAGAGGAAGAGTTTCGGCTCGGTTTAAGGAGTGGATTAATATTATGTAATGTGATTAATAAAGTACATCCAGGAGCTGTGTCTAAG GTTGTTGAAAGTTCTTGTGATTCTGCTGCTTCACCGGACGGAGCTGCTTTATCTGCGTATCAGTATTTTGAAAACGCGAGGAACTTTTTAGTGGCGGTTGAGCAAATGGGGCTTCCTACCTTTGAAGCGTCCGATTTAGAACAA CATAATTCATCCTTAAGTACACTCGTTCGTGCAGTTTTGATGGATAAAAAGCCCGATGAAGTGCCCGTC CTTCTAGAATCGTTGCTAAGTAAGGTCATGGAAGAGTTTGAACATCGTATTGCAAGTCAAGTTGAATCG CAAAAACCCGTCCCCAAGGATTCGCCTACTTTAAGTGCAAACAGAACATTTTTGAAACATACTACTTGTGATGCTAAG GTAGAAGACCGAAACGCTGCAGTTGTAGTGAAAGAGAAAATCTCTCATAAGAACGTCGTTCATGACGAAGAAATTAAacgaaaacacataaaacatCAAATGGCTTTCGTTGCACAACAAGAAGACATCGAG GCATTGAAGCAAACGCTGTCAACCACAAAAACCGGGATGCAGTTTATGCAAAAGAAATTCTTCGAAGAAATTAAGAATCTCG GTCAACATGTTCTTGGTCTAGCTCATGCAGCTTCAGGATACCATAGAGTTCTTGAGGAAAACCGAAAGCTATATAATCAAGTACAAGATCTTAAAG GAAATATTAGAGTTTATTGTCGGGTGAGACCTTTCTTAGGACGACAGTCAAACGCTACAAATACTGTCGATTGCATCGAGGAAGGAACAATAAGCATTAACACCCCACCGAAGTATGGAAAAGGACGTCGATCGTTTAGTTTCAACAAAATTTTCGGCCCCTCAGCAACCCAAG AGGAAGTCTTTGAAGATACTCGACCCCTAATTCGCTCTGTTCTTGACGGTTACAATGTTTGTATATTTGCATATGGTCAGACTGGATCCGGAAAAACTCATACCATG aGTGGACCGAAAGATCTAACCGAGAGTAATCAAGGAGTTAACTACAGGGCGCTAGGCGATTTGTTTCTTCTAGCGGAGCAGAGAAAGGGAACTTTCCAATATGATGTCTCGGTTCAAATGATAGAAATATACAACGAGCAAGTGCGGGATCTCCTCGCTACTGACAGTTTAACTAAAAG GTTAGAGATCCGTAACAACTCACAGAACGGGTTTAACGTTCCAGAAGCTAGCTTGGTCCGTGTTTCATCCACATTTGACGTTATTGATCTGATGAATTTAGGCCAAAGAAATCGGGCCGTGGGTGCAACTGCTCTTAATGACCGTAGTAGTCGCTCTCACAG TTGCTTGACCGTACATGTGCAAGGGCGGGATCTAACATCAGGAGGCGTTCTACGCGGTTGTATGCATTTAGTTGATCTTGCGGGAAGTGAACGCGTCGATAAATCTGAAGTAACCGGAGATAGATTAAAAGAAGCACAACATATTAATAAATCTCTATCTGCCTTAGGAGATGTCATATCTTCGCTTGCGCAAAGGAATGCGCATGTACCTTATCGAAACAGCAAACTCACACAATTACTCCAAGATTCACTTG GTGGGCAGGCGAAGACGCTTATGTTTGTTCACATAAGCCCGGAGTTGGATGCTGTTGGAGAAACGCTTAGTACACTTAAGTTTGCCGAACGGGTTGCCACTGTCGAACTTGGTGCTGCGCGAGTAAATAAAGACAGTTCAGACGTCAAAGACCTCAAagaacaa ATTGCGAATCTAAAGGCAGCTTTAGCACGGAAAGAAGGAGAACAAGAAAGTGTTCAGGTTCGAAGGAAACCGACAGGAGAAATAGGCAACATTGAG gCACGAAAAAAATACAGGCCAAGACAGAAGACACAAAGTATCGATTTAGACGAACTGTTAGGAAACTCGCCACCTTGGCCGCCAGTAAGCAGCCCTGGTGAGATGTACGGTGAAGACGATAGAGAAACCGGGTCGGGTGACTGGGTAGACAAGGTGATGGTAAACAAACAAGACGGAGCGCGTGGGACCGTTGGATGTTGGGAACCCGAAAATACCCGAATGTCTGATTCGTTTTACCAAAAATACCTCCCGGAACAATGTTATAACATGTTCGCAGGCGGAAATGGGTTCGATGTTGCCACTACTACAGATGATCTTGATGAACTTGATGCTGCCACTAGTGACTCATCTGAGCCTGATCTACTCTGGCAGTTCAATCACTCAAAACTTTCAAGTTTGACCAATGGAGGAGCCATGTCAAAAGTCAGTAACTTAAATGCAAAGTCAACAAGGAGCCCAGATATAAG CAGCAGAACAATGAGTCCAAATCTCGGGCCTTCGCCATCAAGGAAAATGGCGAATGTGGGTCCGCAGCAGCGAGCTGGGAGGCAAGTAGCCTCTGCAGAAGTTAAAAGGAAAACTGGGAACAGGAAGTAG
- the LOC110942285 gene encoding kinesin-like protein KIN-14I isoform X1 produces MADDSTLSFSMASVVEDVLNRSQALDMDSRRAQEAAIRRYEGAAWLRKMVGVVGAKDLPAEPSEEEFRLGLRSGLILCNVINKVHPGAVSKVVESSCDSAASPDGAALSAYQYFENARNFLVAVEQMGLPTFEASDLEQGGKTSRIVNCVLALKSYSEWKQTGGHGTWRFGGTVKPSTPSKSIVRKNSDPFSNSLSKMNVQSPETDNNNKMHNSSLSTLVRAVLMDKKPDEVPVLLESLLSKVMEEFEHRIASQVESQKPVPKDSPTLSANRTFLKHTTCDAKVEDRNAAVVVKEKISHKNVVHDEEIKRKHIKHQMAFVAQQEDIEALKQTLSTTKTGMQFMQKKFFEEIKNLGQHVLGLAHAASGYHRVLEENRKLYNQVQDLKGNIRVYCRVRPFLGRQSNATNTVDCIEEGTISINTPPKYGKGRRSFSFNKIFGPSATQEEVFEDTRPLIRSVLDGYNVCIFAYGQTGSGKTHTMSGPKDLTESNQGVNYRALGDLFLLAEQRKGTFQYDVSVQMIEIYNEQVRDLLATDSLTKRLEIRNNSQNGFNVPEASLVRVSSTFDVIDLMNLGQRNRAVGATALNDRSSRSHSCLTVHVQGRDLTSGGVLRGCMHLVDLAGSERVDKSEVTGDRLKEAQHINKSLSALGDVISSLAQRNAHVPYRNSKLTQLLQDSLGGQAKTLMFVHISPELDAVGETLSTLKFAERVATVELGAARVNKDSSDVKDLKEQIANLKAALARKEGEQESVQVRRKPTGEIGNIEARKKYRPRQKTQSIDLDELLGNSPPWPPVSSPGEMYGEDDRETGSGDWVDKVMVNKQDGARGTVGCWEPENTRMSDSFYQKYLPEQCYNMFAGGNGFDVATTTDDLDELDAATSDSSEPDLLWQFNHSKLSSLTNGGAMSKVSNLNAKSTRSPDISSRTMSPNLGPSPSRKMANVGPQQRAGRQVASAEVKRKTGNRK; encoded by the exons ATGGCGGACGATAGTACATTATCCTTCTCGATGGCTTCTGTTGTCGAAGATGTCCTTAACCGCTCACAAGCCCTTGATATGGACTCCCGAAGAGCACAAGAAGCCG CGATAAGAAGATATGAAGGTGCGGCATGGCTGCGAAAAATGGTAGGAGTTGTTGGCGCAAAGGATTTGCCTGCAGAGCCTTCAGAGGAAGAGTTTCGGCTCGGTTTAAGGAGTGGATTAATATTATGTAATGTGATTAATAAAGTACATCCAGGAGCTGTGTCTAAG GTTGTTGAAAGTTCTTGTGATTCTGCTGCTTCACCGGACGGAGCTGCTTTATCTGCGTATCAGTATTTTGAAAACGCGAGGAACTTTTTAGTGGCGGTTGAGCAAATGGGGCTTCCTACCTTTGAAGCGTCCGATTTAGAACAA ggaGGAAAAACATCAAGAATTGTGAATTGTGTGTTGGCACTAAAATCATACAGTGAGTGGAAACAAACAGGTGGTCATGGGACTTGGAGATTTGGGGGAACGGTGAAACCGAGCACGCCTAGTAAAAGCATTGTTCGCAAAAACTCGGACCCGTTCTCGAATTCTTTGTCAAAGATGAATGTTCAATCTCCAGAAactgataataataataaaatg CATAATTCATCCTTAAGTACACTCGTTCGTGCAGTTTTGATGGATAAAAAGCCCGATGAAGTGCCCGTC CTTCTAGAATCGTTGCTAAGTAAGGTCATGGAAGAGTTTGAACATCGTATTGCAAGTCAAGTTGAATCG CAAAAACCCGTCCCCAAGGATTCGCCTACTTTAAGTGCAAACAGAACATTTTTGAAACATACTACTTGTGATGCTAAG GTAGAAGACCGAAACGCTGCAGTTGTAGTGAAAGAGAAAATCTCTCATAAGAACGTCGTTCATGACGAAGAAATTAAacgaaaacacataaaacatCAAATGGCTTTCGTTGCACAACAAGAAGACATCGAG GCATTGAAGCAAACGCTGTCAACCACAAAAACCGGGATGCAGTTTATGCAAAAGAAATTCTTCGAAGAAATTAAGAATCTCG GTCAACATGTTCTTGGTCTAGCTCATGCAGCTTCAGGATACCATAGAGTTCTTGAGGAAAACCGAAAGCTATATAATCAAGTACAAGATCTTAAAG GAAATATTAGAGTTTATTGTCGGGTGAGACCTTTCTTAGGACGACAGTCAAACGCTACAAATACTGTCGATTGCATCGAGGAAGGAACAATAAGCATTAACACCCCACCGAAGTATGGAAAAGGACGTCGATCGTTTAGTTTCAACAAAATTTTCGGCCCCTCAGCAACCCAAG AGGAAGTCTTTGAAGATACTCGACCCCTAATTCGCTCTGTTCTTGACGGTTACAATGTTTGTATATTTGCATATGGTCAGACTGGATCCGGAAAAACTCATACCATG aGTGGACCGAAAGATCTAACCGAGAGTAATCAAGGAGTTAACTACAGGGCGCTAGGCGATTTGTTTCTTCTAGCGGAGCAGAGAAAGGGAACTTTCCAATATGATGTCTCGGTTCAAATGATAGAAATATACAACGAGCAAGTGCGGGATCTCCTCGCTACTGACAGTTTAACTAAAAG GTTAGAGATCCGTAACAACTCACAGAACGGGTTTAACGTTCCAGAAGCTAGCTTGGTCCGTGTTTCATCCACATTTGACGTTATTGATCTGATGAATTTAGGCCAAAGAAATCGGGCCGTGGGTGCAACTGCTCTTAATGACCGTAGTAGTCGCTCTCACAG TTGCTTGACCGTACATGTGCAAGGGCGGGATCTAACATCAGGAGGCGTTCTACGCGGTTGTATGCATTTAGTTGATCTTGCGGGAAGTGAACGCGTCGATAAATCTGAAGTAACCGGAGATAGATTAAAAGAAGCACAACATATTAATAAATCTCTATCTGCCTTAGGAGATGTCATATCTTCGCTTGCGCAAAGGAATGCGCATGTACCTTATCGAAACAGCAAACTCACACAATTACTCCAAGATTCACTTG GTGGGCAGGCGAAGACGCTTATGTTTGTTCACATAAGCCCGGAGTTGGATGCTGTTGGAGAAACGCTTAGTACACTTAAGTTTGCCGAACGGGTTGCCACTGTCGAACTTGGTGCTGCGCGAGTAAATAAAGACAGTTCAGACGTCAAAGACCTCAAagaacaa ATTGCGAATCTAAAGGCAGCTTTAGCACGGAAAGAAGGAGAACAAGAAAGTGTTCAGGTTCGAAGGAAACCGACAGGAGAAATAGGCAACATTGAG gCACGAAAAAAATACAGGCCAAGACAGAAGACACAAAGTATCGATTTAGACGAACTGTTAGGAAACTCGCCACCTTGGCCGCCAGTAAGCAGCCCTGGTGAGATGTACGGTGAAGACGATAGAGAAACCGGGTCGGGTGACTGGGTAGACAAGGTGATGGTAAACAAACAAGACGGAGCGCGTGGGACCGTTGGATGTTGGGAACCCGAAAATACCCGAATGTCTGATTCGTTTTACCAAAAATACCTCCCGGAACAATGTTATAACATGTTCGCAGGCGGAAATGGGTTCGATGTTGCCACTACTACAGATGATCTTGATGAACTTGATGCTGCCACTAGTGACTCATCTGAGCCTGATCTACTCTGGCAGTTCAATCACTCAAAACTTTCAAGTTTGACCAATGGAGGAGCCATGTCAAAAGTCAGTAACTTAAATGCAAAGTCAACAAGGAGCCCAGATATAAG CAGCAGAACAATGAGTCCAAATCTCGGGCCTTCGCCATCAAGGAAAATGGCGAATGTGGGTCCGCAGCAGCGAGCTGGGAGGCAAGTAGCCTCTGCAGAAGTTAAAAGGAAAACTGGGAACAGGAAGTAG
- the LOC110942285 gene encoding kinesin-like protein KIN-14I isoform X2 yields MADDSTLSFSMASVVEDVLNRSQALDMDSRRAQEAAIRRYEGAAWLRKMVGVVGAKDLPAEPSEEEFRLGLRSGLILCNVINKVHPGAVSKVVESSCDSAASPDGAALSAYQYFENARNFLVAVEQMGLPTFEASDLEQGGKTSRIVNCVLALKSYSEWKQTGGHGTWRFGGTVKPSTPSKSIVRKNSDPFSNSLSKMNVQSPETDNNNKMHNSSLSTLVRAVLMDKKPDEVPVLLESLLSKVMEEFEHRIASQVESQKPVPKDSPTLSANRTFLKHTTCDAKVEDRNAAVVVKEKISHKNVVHDEEIKRKHIKHQMAFVAQQEDIEALKQTLSTTKTGMQFMQKKFFEEIKNLGQHVLGLAHAASGYHRVLEENRKLYNQVQDLKGNIRVYCRVRPFLGRQSNATNTVDCIEEGTISINTPPKYGKGRRSFSFNKIFGPSATQEEVFEDTRPLIRSVLDGYNVCIFAYGQTGSGKTHTMSGPKDLTESNQGVNYRALGDLFLLAEQRKGTFQYDVSVQMIEIYNEQVRDLLATDSLTKRLEIRNNSQNGFNVPEASLVRVSSTFDVIDLMNLGQRNRAVGATALNDRSSRSHSCLTVHVQGRDLTSGGVLRGCMHLVDLAGSERVDKSEVTGDRLKEAQHINKSLSALGDVISSLAQRNAHVPYRNSKLTQLLQDSLGGQAKTLMFVHISPELDAVGETLSTLKFAERVATVELGAARVNKDSSDVKDLKEQIANLKAALARKEGEQESVQVRRKPTGEIGNIEARKKYRPRQKTQSIDLDELLGNSPPWPPVSSPGEMYGEDDRETGSGDWVDKVMVNKQDGARGTVGCWEPENTRMSDSFYQKYLPEQCYNMFAGGNGFDVATTTDDLDELDAATSDSSEPDLLWQFNHSKLSSLTNGGAMSKVSNLNAKSTRSPDISRTMSPNLGPSPSRKMANVGPQQRAGRQVASAEVKRKTGNRK; encoded by the exons ATGGCGGACGATAGTACATTATCCTTCTCGATGGCTTCTGTTGTCGAAGATGTCCTTAACCGCTCACAAGCCCTTGATATGGACTCCCGAAGAGCACAAGAAGCCG CGATAAGAAGATATGAAGGTGCGGCATGGCTGCGAAAAATGGTAGGAGTTGTTGGCGCAAAGGATTTGCCTGCAGAGCCTTCAGAGGAAGAGTTTCGGCTCGGTTTAAGGAGTGGATTAATATTATGTAATGTGATTAATAAAGTACATCCAGGAGCTGTGTCTAAG GTTGTTGAAAGTTCTTGTGATTCTGCTGCTTCACCGGACGGAGCTGCTTTATCTGCGTATCAGTATTTTGAAAACGCGAGGAACTTTTTAGTGGCGGTTGAGCAAATGGGGCTTCCTACCTTTGAAGCGTCCGATTTAGAACAA ggaGGAAAAACATCAAGAATTGTGAATTGTGTGTTGGCACTAAAATCATACAGTGAGTGGAAACAAACAGGTGGTCATGGGACTTGGAGATTTGGGGGAACGGTGAAACCGAGCACGCCTAGTAAAAGCATTGTTCGCAAAAACTCGGACCCGTTCTCGAATTCTTTGTCAAAGATGAATGTTCAATCTCCAGAAactgataataataataaaatg CATAATTCATCCTTAAGTACACTCGTTCGTGCAGTTTTGATGGATAAAAAGCCCGATGAAGTGCCCGTC CTTCTAGAATCGTTGCTAAGTAAGGTCATGGAAGAGTTTGAACATCGTATTGCAAGTCAAGTTGAATCG CAAAAACCCGTCCCCAAGGATTCGCCTACTTTAAGTGCAAACAGAACATTTTTGAAACATACTACTTGTGATGCTAAG GTAGAAGACCGAAACGCTGCAGTTGTAGTGAAAGAGAAAATCTCTCATAAGAACGTCGTTCATGACGAAGAAATTAAacgaaaacacataaaacatCAAATGGCTTTCGTTGCACAACAAGAAGACATCGAG GCATTGAAGCAAACGCTGTCAACCACAAAAACCGGGATGCAGTTTATGCAAAAGAAATTCTTCGAAGAAATTAAGAATCTCG GTCAACATGTTCTTGGTCTAGCTCATGCAGCTTCAGGATACCATAGAGTTCTTGAGGAAAACCGAAAGCTATATAATCAAGTACAAGATCTTAAAG GAAATATTAGAGTTTATTGTCGGGTGAGACCTTTCTTAGGACGACAGTCAAACGCTACAAATACTGTCGATTGCATCGAGGAAGGAACAATAAGCATTAACACCCCACCGAAGTATGGAAAAGGACGTCGATCGTTTAGTTTCAACAAAATTTTCGGCCCCTCAGCAACCCAAG AGGAAGTCTTTGAAGATACTCGACCCCTAATTCGCTCTGTTCTTGACGGTTACAATGTTTGTATATTTGCATATGGTCAGACTGGATCCGGAAAAACTCATACCATG aGTGGACCGAAAGATCTAACCGAGAGTAATCAAGGAGTTAACTACAGGGCGCTAGGCGATTTGTTTCTTCTAGCGGAGCAGAGAAAGGGAACTTTCCAATATGATGTCTCGGTTCAAATGATAGAAATATACAACGAGCAAGTGCGGGATCTCCTCGCTACTGACAGTTTAACTAAAAG GTTAGAGATCCGTAACAACTCACAGAACGGGTTTAACGTTCCAGAAGCTAGCTTGGTCCGTGTTTCATCCACATTTGACGTTATTGATCTGATGAATTTAGGCCAAAGAAATCGGGCCGTGGGTGCAACTGCTCTTAATGACCGTAGTAGTCGCTCTCACAG TTGCTTGACCGTACATGTGCAAGGGCGGGATCTAACATCAGGAGGCGTTCTACGCGGTTGTATGCATTTAGTTGATCTTGCGGGAAGTGAACGCGTCGATAAATCTGAAGTAACCGGAGATAGATTAAAAGAAGCACAACATATTAATAAATCTCTATCTGCCTTAGGAGATGTCATATCTTCGCTTGCGCAAAGGAATGCGCATGTACCTTATCGAAACAGCAAACTCACACAATTACTCCAAGATTCACTTG GTGGGCAGGCGAAGACGCTTATGTTTGTTCACATAAGCCCGGAGTTGGATGCTGTTGGAGAAACGCTTAGTACACTTAAGTTTGCCGAACGGGTTGCCACTGTCGAACTTGGTGCTGCGCGAGTAAATAAAGACAGTTCAGACGTCAAAGACCTCAAagaacaa ATTGCGAATCTAAAGGCAGCTTTAGCACGGAAAGAAGGAGAACAAGAAAGTGTTCAGGTTCGAAGGAAACCGACAGGAGAAATAGGCAACATTGAG gCACGAAAAAAATACAGGCCAAGACAGAAGACACAAAGTATCGATTTAGACGAACTGTTAGGAAACTCGCCACCTTGGCCGCCAGTAAGCAGCCCTGGTGAGATGTACGGTGAAGACGATAGAGAAACCGGGTCGGGTGACTGGGTAGACAAGGTGATGGTAAACAAACAAGACGGAGCGCGTGGGACCGTTGGATGTTGGGAACCCGAAAATACCCGAATGTCTGATTCGTTTTACCAAAAATACCTCCCGGAACAATGTTATAACATGTTCGCAGGCGGAAATGGGTTCGATGTTGCCACTACTACAGATGATCTTGATGAACTTGATGCTGCCACTAGTGACTCATCTGAGCCTGATCTACTCTGGCAGTTCAATCACTCAAAACTTTCAAGTTTGACCAATGGAGGAGCCATGTCAAAAGTCAGTAACTTAAATGCAAAGTCAACAAGGAGCCCAGATATAAG CAGAACAATGAGTCCAAATCTCGGGCCTTCGCCATCAAGGAAAATGGCGAATGTGGGTCCGCAGCAGCGAGCTGGGAGGCAAGTAGCCTCTGCAGAAGTTAAAAGGAAAACTGGGAACAGGAAGTAG